The following proteins come from a genomic window of Mariniflexile sp. TRM1-10:
- a CDS encoding hybrid sensor histidine kinase/response regulator transcription factor, protein MIKIHTFFNLKIILLLSLIFVLGCTNKSETEKYKIGFSQCLGDNLWRDAMNHSMQIQASLLQDSLKLEIFEAHRDTERQIAQIEKMIQEKFDLIIISPQEPTSIVPVIEKAFDSGIPIILIDRKINSNKFTTFVGADNLEVGRNAANYIASKDGKIKNVVEIKGVDNSTPVIERSKGFHQTIEKEPTINLIESIVGPDNTKFKALIDSIDMKPIHYVFAFNDELAYQVWDVANEMGVANKIKFIGVDGLNGSNGGIQMVKDKVLEATILYPTAGSEAIKLAMTILKGKNVSKYNILSSTVIDSRNADIMQNQFDKIIEHQEDIESQQSKIKEQQETYTSQSRTLRLVLGLLIISVILGSIIIYSWNIIRQKKRELEIINKKIIIQRDQIKTSNEAKVNFFTGLSHEFKTPITLILSSIESLIEENRKRDYKLISELGLIFSNSKRLLRLINQLLDFRKIEDRKFILRASETNIFDFTKSIYKDFEREAIKRGIDFSITTNNENLLIYIDRNLMDKVFFNMLSNAFKFTPNQGEISINILDELDTNFVKIHFKDSGIGIPEEELKSIFKPFFQGSNNNKPSSGIGLHISKEFIDMHNGKVEVKSNNGAEIIITLYKSNVHLNNDQIILESNNTYKEDFYFDSDYEDDLFSVNTSSEDNEKLSILIIEDNSDLVKFLKNKLSQVYEIHVSDGHDGIEKAFEIVPDMIICDVNLPVKNGFEICEILKKDLRTSHIPTIILTALGNKESYIKGLESGADLFLTKPFSLAILFQSIKGLLYNRAKLRYYYTNNIETINKNHEFGVMEQDFLAKMNSVIHENIDNSSFSVEQLAEELNISRVQLYRKIKAILDIKVSDYILNIRLEKGKEMLESNYKLSISDIAYSVGFSSSTYFSTSFKGKYGKTPKAFRERL, encoded by the coding sequence ATGATAAAAATTCATACATTTTTTAACTTAAAGATCATTCTTCTGCTAAGCTTAATTTTCGTTTTAGGATGTACAAATAAATCAGAAACAGAAAAATACAAAATTGGTTTTTCCCAATGCTTAGGTGATAATTTATGGCGCGATGCCATGAACCATTCTATGCAAATACAAGCGTCGTTATTGCAAGATAGTCTTAAGCTTGAAATATTTGAAGCCCATAGAGACACTGAGCGACAAATCGCACAAATAGAAAAAATGATTCAAGAAAAATTTGATTTAATCATTATTTCACCACAAGAACCCACTAGTATTGTACCTGTAATAGAAAAAGCTTTTGATTCTGGTATTCCGATAATTTTAATTGACAGAAAAATTAATTCTAATAAGTTTACAACTTTTGTTGGTGCAGACAATTTAGAGGTGGGACGAAATGCAGCAAATTATATAGCTTCAAAAGATGGTAAAATCAAGAATGTAGTCGAAATTAAAGGTGTTGATAATTCCACGCCAGTAATAGAAAGAAGTAAAGGGTTTCATCAAACTATTGAAAAGGAGCCAACAATTAATTTAATAGAAAGTATTGTTGGTCCTGATAATACTAAATTTAAAGCTCTTATAGACTCAATTGATATGAAGCCAATACACTATGTTTTTGCTTTTAATGATGAACTCGCTTATCAAGTATGGGATGTAGCTAATGAAATGGGAGTAGCTAATAAAATTAAGTTTATTGGTGTTGACGGATTAAACGGTTCCAATGGCGGTATACAGATGGTTAAAGACAAGGTTTTGGAAGCAACCATACTTTACCCTACTGCAGGTTCTGAAGCAATAAAGTTAGCAATGACGATTCTCAAAGGGAAAAACGTATCTAAATATAATATCCTTAGCTCAACTGTTATAGATTCTCGTAACGCAGATATTATGCAAAATCAGTTTGATAAGATTATCGAACATCAAGAAGATATTGAAAGCCAGCAAAGTAAAATTAAAGAACAACAAGAAACTTATACCTCCCAAAGCAGGACATTACGATTAGTTTTAGGGCTATTAATTATTAGCGTCATACTAGGATCCATTATAATATATTCATGGAATATTATTAGGCAAAAAAAGAGAGAGTTAGAAATAATCAATAAAAAAATTATAATCCAGCGAGACCAAATAAAAACCAGTAATGAAGCAAAAGTGAATTTTTTTACTGGTTTATCACATGAGTTTAAAACACCTATTACACTTATTTTATCTTCCATTGAATCCTTAATTGAAGAAAATAGAAAAAGAGATTATAAGCTTATAAGTGAATTAGGATTAATTTTTAGCAACTCTAAAAGGTTATTAAGGTTAATAAATCAATTACTGGATTTTAGAAAAATAGAAGATAGAAAATTTATTTTACGGGCATCAGAGACTAATATTTTTGATTTTACCAAAAGTATTTATAAAGATTTTGAAAGAGAGGCGATTAAAAGAGGGATAGATTTTAGTATTACTACCAATAATGAAAATTTATTAATATACATAGATAGAAATTTAATGGATAAAGTGTTTTTTAACATGCTATCAAATGCTTTCAAATTTACCCCAAACCAAGGTGAAATTAGTATCAATATCTTAGATGAACTAGATACTAATTTTGTAAAAATACACTTTAAGGACTCAGGTATTGGTATACCAGAAGAAGAGTTGAAAAGCATATTTAAACCGTTTTTTCAAGGGTCTAATAATAATAAGCCCAGTTCGGGTATAGGGTTGCATATATCTAAAGAATTTATAGATATGCATAATGGAAAAGTCGAAGTAAAATCGAACAATGGTGCCGAGATTATTATAACATTGTATAAAAGTAATGTGCATCTAAATAATGATCAAATTATACTAGAATCAAACAATACTTATAAGGAGGATTTTTACTTTGATTCCGATTATGAAGACGATTTGTTTTCAGTCAATACTTCTTCAGAGGATAATGAGAAACTAAGTATATTGATAATAGAAGATAATTCTGATTTGGTCAAATTTTTGAAGAATAAATTATCCCAGGTCTACGAAATACATGTATCTGATGGACATGATGGCATTGAGAAAGCTTTTGAGATAGTTCCAGATATGATTATTTGTGACGTCAATTTACCTGTAAAAAATGGTTTTGAAATATGTGAAATATTAAAAAAAGATTTAAGAACATCTCATATTCCAACCATTATACTAACGGCATTAGGCAATAAGGAATCCTATATAAAAGGTCTAGAATCTGGAGCTGATTTATTTTTGACTAAACCGTTTAGTTTAGCAATTCTATTTCAATCAATAAAAGGTTTGTTATATAATAGGGCTAAACTTCGATATTATTACACAAACAATATTGAAACAATAAATAAAAACCATGAATTTGGAGTTATGGAGCAGGATTTTCTTGCTAAAATGAATAGTGTTATACATGAAAATATAGATAATTCTAGCTTTTCTGTTGAACAATTAGCCGAAGAATTGAATATCTCTAGAGTACAACTGTACAGAAAAATAAAAGCTATTTTGGATATTAAGGTTAGTGATTATATTTTGAATATTAGGTTAGAAAAAGGAAAAGAGATGTTGGAAAGCAATTATAAGCTATCTATTTCAGATATAGCTTATTCGGTAGGTTTTTCTTCATCAACATATTTCTCAACAAGTTTTAAAGGGAAATACGGTAAAACTCCTAAAGCCTTTAGAGAAAGATTATAG
- a CDS encoding energy transducer TonB — translation MLPIKKNPEIEIGRNSSLYFAIGLNLMLFFSWQALEYKTYEKSEVEIDVLTIEAEREEEIPVININTPPPPPPPIAYSESIQIVDDVVEVEETIMESSETNQNEAISNTDKGVIGVSDVKVVYVEEDVEVAFAVIEDVPVYPGCEGLSKSETKDCFQRKVQEHVIKNFNYPETALQMGIQGRVSVIFIIDSKGVTTGIRSRGPDKILEREAERIIGLLPKMQPGKQRGKPVRVAYAVPIYFKYQER, via the coding sequence ATGTTACCTATTAAAAAAAATCCAGAAATAGAAATTGGTAGAAACAGTAGCTTGTATTTTGCTATTGGTTTAAACTTAATGTTGTTTTTTTCTTGGCAAGCTTTAGAGTATAAAACTTATGAAAAAAGTGAAGTTGAGATAGATGTTTTAACGATAGAAGCTGAGCGGGAAGAAGAAATCCCCGTCATAAATATAAATACGCCACCACCGCCACCGCCACCCATAGCCTACAGCGAAAGTATTCAAATAGTTGACGATGTTGTTGAGGTTGAAGAAACGATTATGGAGAGTAGTGAAACGAACCAAAATGAAGCCATTTCAAATACTGACAAGGGCGTTATTGGTGTTAGTGATGTTAAAGTGGTTTATGTTGAAGAAGACGTAGAGGTGGCTTTTGCTGTAATTGAAGATGTGCCTGTATATCCCGGTTGTGAAGGTTTATCAAAAAGTGAGACCAAAGATTGTTTTCAACGAAAAGTACAAGAACATGTAATTAAAAATTTCAATTATCCGGAAACGGCGTTACAAATGGGTATTCAAGGACGTGTGTCGGTTATATTTATCATCGATTCTAAGGGTGTTACCACTGGAATACGCTCACGAGGGCCGGATAAAATTTTAGAAAGGGAAGCTGAGCGTATTATTGGGTTATTACCTAAAATGCAACCTGGTAAACAACGTGGGAAACCTGTTAGAGTCGCTTACGCTGTGCCAATTTACTTTAAGTATCAAGAACGATAG
- a CDS encoding TolB-like translocation protein: MTPSRLIIALILIPNLLLAQNETDVTQFNSALNQFLNVRDFCISQNGHEAFFTIQSPGQEISQIAYIKKEDNKWLEPELLPFCDKYMYLEPFLSVDGKRLFFVSDRPLDDSHANKKDFDIWYVDRNATDNDWSKPKNLGKPVNSNLDEFYPSVSENNNLYFTMVSPNGSGKDDIYFCKWEAGNYLAPVLLDENINSSGYEFNAFISKKEDFIIFTKYNEKDGLGSGDLYLSKKDFNGTWKKAVNLGAPINTKYMEYCPFYDDKNQILYFTSKRNNMKPKTFNNISELKKHIEQSDNGLSKIYMTLFKIE, from the coding sequence ATGACACCATCTAGACTCATAATAGCATTGATTTTAATTCCAAATTTATTGCTAGCCCAAAACGAAACTGATGTTACTCAATTTAATAGCGCTCTAAATCAATTTCTTAATGTACGGGATTTTTGTATTTCACAAAATGGCCATGAAGCCTTTTTTACAATACAAAGTCCTGGACAGGAAATTTCGCAAATAGCTTATATTAAAAAGGAAGACAATAAATGGTTAGAGCCCGAACTTCTTCCTTTTTGCGATAAGTACATGTATTTGGAACCCTTTCTGTCGGTTGATGGAAAACGACTCTTTTTTGTTTCCGACAGACCTCTAGACGATTCTCATGCCAATAAAAAAGATTTTGACATTTGGTATGTTGATAGAAATGCTACGGATAATGATTGGTCTAAACCCAAGAATTTAGGGAAACCCGTTAATTCTAACTTAGATGAATTTTATCCTTCTGTTAGTGAAAATAACAACCTGTATTTTACAATGGTGTCTCCCAATGGATCAGGGAAAGATGATATTTATTTTTGCAAATGGGAAGCTGGAAACTATTTAGCTCCTGTTTTATTAGACGAAAACATAAACAGTAGTGGTTATGAGTTTAATGCTTTTATTTCAAAGAAAGAAGATTTTATAATATTCACAAAGTATAATGAGAAAGATGGCTTAGGAAGTGGTGATTTGTACCTATCAAAGAAAGATTTTAACGGAACATGGAAAAAGGCAGTAAACCTAGGCGCCCCCATTAATACCAAGTATATGGAATACTGCCCCTTCTATGATGATAAAAACCAAATATTATATTTTACAAGCAAAAGGAATAATATGAAGCCAAAAACTTTCAATAATATATCTGAATTAAAAAAGCATATTGAGCAAAGTGATAACGGCTTAAGTAAAATTTACATGACTTTATTTAAAATTGAATAG
- a CDS encoding 2TM domain-containing protein: MRKLRKSIILSFAIGCAVFGVGNALSGGFSFKSVNEFLVNFSLYQLYSFVLGFGNMYFFDYMERLQWKKSDRIKRIAIGIVGSTVLTLIGLFLLRAFTSVVFNGNSFQYFLSNEKLRYYQFGLWITLTIVIIFHFVYFYNKYQQSKIKEQKVIAGTASAKFDALKNQLDPHFLFNSLNVLTSLIEENPENAQKFTTSLSKVYRYVLEQKNKELISVDEELEFAKTYMLLLKMRFEDSIVFDIPEKANNPESKVVPLSLQLLLENAVKHNTVTSSKPLHIKIYEDADSLVVENNLQPKQIIKKSSDVGLNNIMQRYDLLTTKKININKEANRFAVAIPMLTKQIYNMETNHNYNEQDAYYKAKKRVEEIKGFYSNLLSYCIVIPFLIFINYRTSWEFQWFWFPMLGWGMGLIFHAFGVFGYGKSWEERKIQEILEKEESSNNKTWK, from the coding sequence ATGAGAAAACTAAGGAAATCAATCATTTTAAGCTTTGCAATAGGTTGTGCTGTTTTTGGGGTAGGGAATGCCTTGTCTGGTGGCTTTAGTTTTAAAAGTGTTAACGAATTTCTAGTAAACTTTTCACTATATCAACTATATAGTTTTGTTCTTGGGTTTGGTAACATGTACTTTTTCGATTATATGGAACGCCTCCAATGGAAAAAAAGCGACAGGATAAAACGTATTGCAATAGGCATTGTAGGGTCTACGGTATTAACTTTAATTGGGTTGTTTCTTCTTAGGGCTTTTACATCGGTAGTGTTTAATGGAAATTCTTTTCAGTATTTCTTGTCAAATGAGAAACTTAGATATTACCAGTTTGGGTTATGGATAACCTTAACCATCGTTATTATTTTTCATTTTGTGTACTTTTATAATAAGTATCAACAAAGCAAAATAAAGGAACAAAAAGTCATTGCAGGTACGGCAAGTGCGAAATTCGATGCGTTAAAAAATCAGTTAGACCCACATTTTCTTTTCAACAGTTTAAATGTATTGACCAGTTTAATTGAGGAAAACCCAGAAAATGCCCAAAAGTTTACCACGTCACTATCTAAAGTATACCGCTATGTTTTAGAACAAAAAAACAAAGAATTGATATCGGTAGATGAAGAATTGGAATTCGCCAAAACCTATATGTTGCTATTAAAAATGCGTTTTGAAGACAGCATTGTTTTCGATATTCCAGAAAAGGCGAACAACCCAGAAAGTAAAGTCGTGCCACTATCATTGCAATTGCTTTTGGAAAACGCCGTAAAACACAATACCGTAACATCAAGCAAGCCGTTACATATAAAAATTTATGAAGATGCAGATAGCTTGGTGGTCGAAAACAACTTACAGCCCAAACAAATAATAAAAAAGAGCAGTGATGTAGGTTTAAACAATATTATGCAGCGTTACGATCTGCTAACCACAAAAAAAATAAACATTAATAAAGAAGCAAATAGGTTTGCAGTAGCCATACCAATGCTTACAAAACAAATTTATAATATGGAAACCAATCATAATTATAACGAACAAGACGCTTACTATAAAGCCAAAAAGCGCGTCGAAGAAATTAAAGGCTTTTATTCCAATTTACTGTCCTATTGCATAGTCATCCCGTTTTTAATATTTATAAACTACCGTACCTCATGGGAGTTCCAATGGTTTTGGTTCCCCATGTTGGGTTGGGGTATGGGCTTGATATTTCATGCCTTTGGAGTATTTGGATACGGAAAATCATGGGAAGAACGCAAAATTCAAGAAATACTGGAAAAAGAAGAATCATCAAACAATAAAACCTGGAAATAA
- a CDS encoding 2TM domain-containing protein, translated as MENNYIEKDRYQRAAKRVKRIKSFYTHAVVYVVINMMIVIINIQNLNDGESYFQWHNFTTLFFWGIGLLAHGLSVFTPNFILGKDWEEKKIKELMEKDKKPWK; from the coding sequence ATGGAAAATAATTATATAGAAAAAGACCGTTACCAGCGTGCTGCAAAACGCGTAAAACGTATAAAAAGCTTTTACACACATGCCGTGGTGTATGTGGTAATCAATATGATGATAGTTATTATCAACATTCAAAATTTAAACGACGGCGAAAGCTATTTCCAATGGCATAATTTCACCACCCTATTCTTTTGGGGCATTGGTTTACTGGCTCATGGTCTATCGGTTTTTACACCAAACTTCATCTTGGGAAAAGACTGGGAAGAGAAAAAAATAAAAGAACTCATGGAAAAAGACAAAAAACCTTGGAAGTAA
- a CDS encoding LytR/AlgR family response regulator transcription factor gives MNTIIIEDEKPSARRLQRMLSALDMETKTMLHSVEESIHWFQNNEHPDLIFLDIQLSDGLSFEIFEAVEIKSAVIFTTAYDAYALQAFKLNSIDYLLKPIDDDDLAKAIKKYRERLPQKQAVTLDFNDIKKLLINPIDREYKKRFSVKVGQHLKLINIDEIECFYSENKGTYLYTSDGRNYLLDTTLELLENELEPQTFFRINRKFFVNINAIKDMVSYTNSRLQIKLNSYNDGEVIVARERVKDFKTWLE, from the coding sequence ATGAACACCATCATCATAGAAGACGAAAAACCATCAGCAAGACGTTTACAACGTATGCTTAGTGCTTTAGACATGGAAACCAAAACCATGTTGCATTCCGTAGAAGAATCCATCCATTGGTTTCAAAATAACGAACATCCCGATCTTATATTTTTAGACATTCAATTGAGCGACGGACTTTCGTTCGAAATCTTTGAAGCAGTAGAAATTAAATCCGCCGTCATTTTTACCACTGCTTATGATGCCTATGCGCTGCAAGCCTTCAAGCTAAATAGTATTGATTATTTATTAAAACCCATCGATGACGACGATTTAGCAAAAGCCATAAAAAAATACAGAGAGCGCTTGCCCCAAAAACAAGCCGTTACTTTAGATTTTAACGACATTAAAAAGCTCCTCATAAACCCCATAGACCGTGAATACAAAAAACGCTTTTCAGTAAAAGTGGGGCAACATTTAAAACTGATTAATATTGACGAGATAGAATGCTTTTACAGCGAAAATAAAGGCACGTATTTATATACTTCCGATGGCAGGAACTACCTTTTGGATACCACTTTGGAATTATTGGAAAATGAACTGGAGCCACAAACCTTTTTCCGCATCAATCGCAAATTCTTTGTAAATATTAATGCCATAAAAGATATGGTAAGCTATACCAATTCTCGCCTGCAAATAAAGCTAAACTCATATAACGACGGTGAGGTTATTGTTGCCCGCGAACGTGTTAAAGATTTTAAAACGTGGTTGGAGTAA
- a CDS encoding TonB-dependent receptor gives MKQLAIIFCLVISNFSTALTTINGKVTDMKGMPIPGANVYLQGTYDGSTTDENGSFSFTSSEIGTQTLVVSYLSFETFTMVGDVAYMKNLHVKLRDDVNTLDAVVLSAGTFSAGDNSKVNVLKPLDVVTTASALGDFVGALQTLPGTTTVAEDGRLFVRGGDAEETQIFIDGIRVFTPYTPTTNNAPTRGRYSPFLFDGITFSTGGYSAEFGQALSSVLLLNTIDEPDQEKTDMGIMSVGGGVGNTQKWQNSSLSFNVSYINLAPYNAIFPNRNNWIKPFETISGETVFRKKTNKGLFKLYGAFDTTDFELTQEDINYPEGVHFKLNNKNFYLNGSYEGKLNDTWIYFGGLSYTHSNNHLNIIESAVEDNENSMHAKLKFKNRISNRFKLYFGAEYFATNFKENYNDEAVDNANYGYDSNLIAVFSEADMFISKKLAFKTGVRAEYNQLFKEANIAPRVSLAYKTSGKSQLSLAYGNFYQNPSSNILKYNQDLKAQNASHFIANYQYNGDSKLFRAEAYYKDYSNLVKYDTDFADINSNYNNNGSGFAKGIDFFWRDSKSIKNVDYWVSYSLLDTERDYKNYPTQAQPNFANTHNVSVVGKYWINDWRSQVGFSYAFASGRTYSNPNKIGFLNEKTKSYNSLSVNWAYLISPQKILYASVNNVLGFKNINGYQYASTPDMNGNFNRRALQPAADQFFFVGFFWTISEDKASNQLDNL, from the coding sequence ATGAAACAACTAGCCATCATTTTTTGTTTGGTCATTTCGAACTTCTCAACAGCATTAACAACCATTAACGGAAAAGTGACCGATATGAAAGGCATGCCCATACCGGGCGCCAATGTTTATTTGCAAGGCACTTACGATGGTAGTACGACCGACGAAAACGGAAGCTTTTCATTTACATCCAGTGAAATAGGAACACAAACATTAGTGGTTTCATATTTGTCTTTTGAGACTTTTACTATGGTAGGCGATGTGGCTTACATGAAAAATTTGCATGTAAAACTTCGTGATGATGTCAATACGTTGGATGCGGTAGTACTATCTGCGGGAACATTTTCGGCAGGCGATAACAGTAAAGTAAATGTTTTAAAACCATTGGATGTTGTTACAACTGCCAGTGCTTTGGGCGATTTTGTAGGTGCTTTGCAAACCTTACCAGGTACCACTACGGTTGCCGAAGATGGCAGATTGTTTGTACGCGGTGGTGATGCCGAGGAAACTCAAATTTTTATTGACGGTATTCGTGTGTTTACGCCTTACACGCCAACTACAAATAATGCACCGACACGTGGGCGCTATTCGCCTTTTTTGTTTGATGGGATTACTTTTTCAACAGGTGGTTATTCTGCAGAATTTGGTCAGGCCTTATCAAGTGTGTTGCTATTGAATACTATTGATGAACCCGACCAAGAAAAAACCGATATGGGTATTATGAGTGTTGGTGGTGGTGTTGGAAATACCCAAAAATGGCAAAACAGTTCGCTTAGTTTTAATGTGTCCTATATAAATTTAGCACCTTATAACGCTATTTTTCCTAATAGAAATAATTGGATAAAGCCTTTTGAAACCATTTCGGGTGAAACCGTATTCAGAAAGAAAACGAATAAAGGCCTGTTTAAATTATACGGCGCTTTTGATACTACTGATTTTGAATTAACACAAGAAGATATTAACTATCCGGAAGGTGTTCATTTTAAATTGAACAATAAAAACTTTTATTTGAATGGTTCGTATGAAGGCAAATTAAATGATACTTGGATCTATTTTGGAGGTTTGAGTTATACCCATAGCAATAATCATTTAAATATTATTGAAAGTGCAGTTGAAGATAATGAAAACTCGATGCATGCCAAGCTGAAATTCAAAAACAGAATAAGCAACCGTTTTAAGCTATATTTTGGTGCGGAGTACTTCGCTACCAATTTTAAGGAAAACTATAACGACGAGGCTGTGGACAACGCAAATTACGGTTATGATAGTAACTTGATTGCTGTATTTTCAGAAGCTGATATGTTTATTTCTAAAAAACTGGCTTTTAAAACAGGGGTGCGTGCCGAATATAACCAATTGTTTAAAGAGGCTAATATAGCGCCTAGAGTGTCATTGGCTTATAAAACGTCGGGTAAAAGTCAGTTGTCTTTAGCTTACGGGAATTTTTATCAAAACCCATCGAGCAACATTTTAAAATACAACCAAGATTTAAAAGCACAAAACGCTTCGCACTTTATAGCGAACTATCAATACAATGGCGATAGCAAACTTTTTAGAGCCGAAGCTTACTATAAAGACTATAGCAACTTGGTGAAGTACGACACGGACTTTGCCGACATAAACAGCAATTACAACAACAACGGGTCTGGATTTGCAAAGGGCATCGATTTCTTTTGGCGAGATAGCAAAAGCATTAAAAATGTAGATTATTGGGTGAGTTATTCGCTGTTGGATACCGAACGGGATTATAAAAACTACCCAACGCAAGCACAACCAAACTTTGCGAATACCCATAATGTGTCGGTAGTTGGGAAATACTGGATTAACGATTGGCGCAGTCAAGTAGGGTTTAGTTACGCCTTTGCATCGGGCAGAACGTATTCAAACCCAAATAAAATTGGTTTTTTAAACGAAAAAACAAAATCATATAACAGTTTAAGTGTGAATTGGGCGTATTTAATAAGTCCGCAAAAAATACTATACGCTTCGGTAAACAATGTGCTGGGTTTTAAAAATATTAATGGTTATCAATATGCTAGTACGCCTGATATGAATGGAAATTTTAACCGTCGTGCTTTACAGCCCGCAGCCGACCAATTCTTTTTTGTAGGCTTCTTTTGGACTATTAGTGAGGATAAGGCGAGTAATCAGTTGGATAACTTGTAA